One region of Streptomyces sp. CG4 genomic DNA includes:
- a CDS encoding transglutaminase-like domain-containing protein: protein MRHPYLPPPYPPPPERSAELRRRFAEEARSERPDLSALCLLIGAVADGSLDEAGIDAAQLELDRLAGELPYRPGGPHAWAEAVRRLLGARYGFHGTPGDYQRLESSLLHEVLRRRRGLPILLSVVWLEVARRAGAPVYGVALPGHFVVGFGAADEQVLADPFDAGRVLTGTDAEMLVVGATGAPLDAAMLEPAAPLEVVQRILNNIRAWAAARPERSDVALRAVELALLIPAHPARLRYEHGQLLVQRGEFVSGAEELDAYADLIEVVDESAARKVREQAHTARAMLN, encoded by the coding sequence ATGCGTCACCCGTATCTGCCGCCGCCGTATCCGCCCCCGCCGGAGCGGTCGGCCGAGCTGCGCCGCCGGTTCGCCGAGGAGGCCCGGTCCGAGCGGCCGGACCTGTCGGCGCTGTGCCTGCTGATCGGCGCCGTGGCGGACGGCTCGCTGGACGAGGCCGGGATCGATGCCGCCCAGCTGGAGCTGGACCGGCTCGCGGGCGAGCTGCCGTACCGGCCGGGCGGGCCGCACGCATGGGCGGAGGCCGTACGACGGCTGCTCGGAGCGCGCTACGGCTTCCACGGCACACCCGGCGACTACCAGCGGCTGGAGTCCTCCCTGCTGCACGAGGTGCTGCGGCGCCGACGCGGGCTGCCGATCCTGCTGTCGGTGGTGTGGCTGGAGGTCGCACGGCGGGCGGGAGCGCCGGTGTACGGGGTCGCGCTGCCGGGGCACTTCGTGGTGGGGTTCGGGGCGGCGGACGAGCAGGTGCTGGCCGATCCGTTCGACGCGGGGCGGGTGCTGACCGGCACCGATGCGGAGATGCTCGTGGTGGGGGCGACGGGGGCGCCGCTGGACGCCGCCATGCTGGAGCCGGCGGCGCCGCTGGAGGTCGTCCAGCGCATCCTGAACAACATCCGCGCGTGGGCCGCCGCCCGGCCCGAACGGTCGGATGTCGCCCTGCGGGCCGTGGAGTTGGCGCTGCTGATCCCCGCGCATCCGGCCCGGCTGCGGTACGAGCACGGGCAACTGCTCGTGCAGCGGGGCGAGTTCGTATCGGGTGCGGAGGAACTGGACGCCTATGCCGACCTGATCGAGGTCGTCGACGAGTCCGCGGCGCGGAAGGTGCGGGAACAGGCGCACACCGCTCGCGCGATGCTCAACTGA
- a CDS encoding response regulator transcription factor has product MTSTIKVLLAEDQSMVREALAALLGLEDDIEVVAQVARGDRVLAAVGAHGVDVALLDIEMPGCTGIEAAAQVHREFPQVKLVVLTTFGRPGYLRSAMEAGADAFLVKDAPAAQLAEAIRKVLSGERVIDPTLAAAALAEGANPLTEREREVLRAAADGSTNAELAKALHLSQGTVRNYLSTAIQKLAVRNRAEAVRIAREKGWL; this is encoded by the coding sequence ATGACGAGCACGATCAAGGTCCTTCTCGCCGAGGACCAGTCGATGGTCCGCGAGGCCCTGGCCGCGCTGCTCGGCCTGGAGGACGACATCGAGGTCGTCGCCCAGGTCGCGCGCGGGGACCGGGTACTGGCGGCCGTCGGCGCGCACGGCGTGGACGTGGCACTGCTCGACATCGAGATGCCCGGCTGCACCGGAATCGAGGCGGCCGCCCAGGTGCACCGGGAGTTCCCGCAGGTCAAACTGGTCGTCCTGACCACCTTCGGGCGCCCCGGCTATCTGCGCAGCGCCATGGAGGCCGGCGCCGACGCCTTCCTCGTCAAGGACGCCCCGGCCGCCCAGCTCGCCGAGGCGATCCGCAAGGTGCTGTCCGGCGAGCGGGTCATCGACCCCACGCTCGCCGCCGCCGCGCTCGCCGAGGGCGCCAACCCCCTCACCGAACGCGAACGCGAGGTGCTCCGCGCGGCGGCCGACGGCTCCACCAACGCCGAGCTGGCCAAGGCCCTGCACCTCTCCCAGGGCACGGTCCGCAACTACCTCTCCACGGCGATCCAGAAGCTGGCGGTACGCAACCGGGCGGAGGCGGTGCGGATCGCGCGGGAGAAGGGCTGGCTGTAG
- a CDS encoding sensor histidine kinase: MTEDQTATAAGDTPMGRPPRNRRELLVKMLWIGVWLIFLSSPISDLTSGRHTTGATVAGALGLAAFVGVYLSLVFRRMGRPFSPRLTVSMITILGVLAPALAYSLGSAWLGLFVYLSVACGATLPVRAAYWAIPVSGAAMYLVGLHSSEKEARGLLFLVVMIGFSMVGVGQLVRTTIELRKARATVAHLAANEERLRLARDLHDLLGHSLSLITLKSELAGRMLPDQPEKAAQQVADIEQVSRQALVDVREAVSGYRRPRLAAELAGTQVALTAAGVTADVPAEPDLTGVPEESESALAWALREAVTNVVRHSGADKCLIRLTHRQTLDGPMLELCVEDNGSGGSGKGPGNGLTGLTERLEKAGGTLEAGRVRHGFRLVAHVPTATSGHVGSGA; the protein is encoded by the coding sequence ATGACGGAAGACCAGACGGCCACAGCCGCGGGGGACACCCCCATGGGCCGGCCGCCCCGCAACCGGCGCGAGCTGCTGGTGAAGATGCTGTGGATCGGCGTCTGGCTGATCTTCCTCAGCTCGCCGATCAGCGACCTCACGAGCGGCCGCCACACCACGGGCGCCACCGTCGCCGGCGCCCTCGGCCTCGCGGCGTTCGTCGGTGTCTACCTCTCGCTGGTCTTCCGCCGCATGGGCCGGCCGTTCTCGCCGCGCCTGACCGTCTCGATGATCACGATCCTCGGCGTGCTCGCCCCCGCGCTGGCCTACAGCCTCGGCAGCGCCTGGCTCGGCCTGTTCGTCTACCTCTCGGTGGCCTGCGGGGCGACCCTGCCGGTCCGGGCGGCCTACTGGGCGATCCCGGTGTCGGGCGCGGCGATGTACCTCGTCGGTCTGCACTCCAGCGAGAAGGAGGCCCGCGGGCTGCTGTTCCTGGTCGTGATGATCGGGTTCTCGATGGTCGGCGTCGGCCAACTCGTCCGCACCACCATCGAGTTGCGCAAGGCCCGGGCCACCGTGGCCCATCTCGCGGCCAACGAGGAGCGGCTGCGGCTCGCCCGCGACCTGCACGATCTGCTGGGCCACTCGCTCTCCCTGATCACGCTGAAGAGCGAGCTGGCCGGCCGGATGCTGCCCGACCAGCCCGAGAAGGCGGCCCAGCAGGTCGCCGACATCGAACAGGTCAGCCGGCAGGCCCTGGTCGACGTCCGGGAGGCCGTCTCCGGCTACCGGCGCCCGCGGCTGGCCGCCGAACTCGCCGGCACCCAGGTCGCCCTGACCGCCGCCGGCGTCACCGCCGACGTGCCCGCCGAGCCCGACCTCACCGGCGTCCCCGAGGAGTCCGAGTCCGCGCTCGCCTGGGCGCTGCGCGAGGCCGTCACCAACGTGGTCCGGCACAGCGGCGCCGACAAGTGCCTGATCCGGCTCACGCACCGCCAGACCCTGGACGGCCCGATGCTCGAACTCTGCGTCGAGGACAACGGATCCGGCGGCTCGGGGAAGGGTCCGGGCAACGGTCTGACCGGGCTGACCGAGCGTCTGGAGAAGGCGGGCGGCACCCTGGAGGCGGGCCGGGTCAGGCATGGATTCCGGCTGGTCGCCCACGTACCTACGGCCACTTCGGGGCACGTAGGATCCGGGGCATGA
- a CDS encoding ABC transporter permease, giving the protein MNALIKLELARVLRNKKFLFFSVLYPSFIYLIFSSSSGSDQKVDGTGLTVATYLMVSMASFGALTAVLMGNSERIAKERESGWVRQLRLTPLPGRGYVLAKTASAAVVSLPSIIVVFLVAAVVKHVHLDAWQWLALTGVIWAGSLVFAALGVAIGYVASGDAVRPITMIVYFGLSILGGLWMPSTTFPKVLQDIAKWLPTHAYAALGRAIEQSQAPSATDVAILAVYFVLFAGGAAWLYRKDTLKA; this is encoded by the coding sequence ATGAACGCCCTGATCAAGCTCGAACTGGCCCGCGTCCTGCGCAACAAGAAGTTCCTGTTCTTCTCGGTGCTCTACCCCTCGTTCATCTACCTGATCTTCTCCAGCAGCTCCGGCTCGGACCAGAAGGTCGACGGCACCGGCCTGACCGTCGCCACCTACCTGATGGTCTCCATGGCCTCCTTCGGCGCCCTGACCGCCGTCCTCATGGGCAACAGCGAGCGCATCGCCAAGGAGCGCGAGAGCGGCTGGGTACGGCAGCTGCGGCTGACCCCGCTGCCCGGCCGCGGATATGTCCTCGCCAAGACCGCCAGCGCCGCCGTGGTGAGCCTGCCGTCGATCATCGTGGTGTTCCTCGTCGCCGCGGTGGTCAAGCACGTCCACCTGGACGCCTGGCAGTGGCTCGCCCTCACCGGGGTCATCTGGGCCGGCAGCCTCGTCTTCGCCGCGCTCGGCGTCGCCATCGGCTACGTCGCCTCCGGTGACGCGGTCCGCCCGATCACGATGATCGTCTACTTCGGTCTGTCGATCCTCGGCGGTCTGTGGATGCCGTCCACCACCTTCCCGAAGGTCCTCCAGGACATCGCGAAGTGGCTGCCCACCCACGCGTACGCTGCACTGGGACGGGCCATCGAACAGAGCCAGGCTCCCAGCGCGACGGACGTCGCCATCCTCGCCGTCTACTTCGTTCTCTTCGCGGGCGGTGCGGCCTGGCTGTACCGGAAGGACACGCTGAAGGCGTGA
- a CDS encoding ABC transporter ATP-binding protein — translation MTTTAAPATTTPVVGFDQVTKTYGNVRAVDGISLRLHPGETVALLGPNGAGKSTTLDLLLGLKNPDSGTVSLFGGTPREAIAAGRVGAMLQSGGLMDEVTVAELVKLGCSLHPKPYKPADVMARAGIAQIADRKVNKLSGGQAQRVRFALATAGDTDLIILDEPTTGMDVSARQAFWATMREQADQGRTVLFATHYLEEADAIADRVLVLHRGRLLADGTAAEIKAKAGARRVSFDLEGEIEETALRGLPFLTSIDISGHTVRIQSSDADATVHALYGLGVFPRNLEVAGLGLEQAFVAITEAEEAKQS, via the coding sequence ATGACGACAACTGCGGCACCGGCCACCACCACCCCGGTGGTCGGCTTCGACCAGGTGACCAAGACCTACGGCAATGTGCGGGCCGTCGACGGGATCTCGCTCCGGCTGCACCCCGGCGAGACCGTCGCCCTGCTCGGCCCGAACGGGGCCGGCAAGTCCACCACCCTCGATCTGCTCCTCGGCCTCAAGAACCCCGACAGCGGCACGGTGAGTCTCTTCGGCGGCACCCCGCGCGAGGCGATCGCCGCCGGGCGGGTCGGGGCCATGCTGCAGAGCGGCGGCCTGATGGACGAGGTCACCGTGGCCGAGCTGGTGAAGCTGGGCTGCTCGCTGCACCCGAAGCCGTACAAGCCCGCCGACGTCATGGCCCGCGCGGGCATCGCGCAGATCGCCGACCGCAAGGTCAACAAGCTCTCCGGCGGCCAGGCCCAGCGGGTCCGCTTCGCCCTCGCCACGGCCGGCGACACTGACCTGATCATCCTGGACGAGCCGACCACCGGCATGGACGTCTCCGCCCGCCAGGCCTTCTGGGCCACCATGCGGGAGCAGGCCGACCAGGGCCGTACCGTCCTGTTCGCCACCCACTACCTCGAAGAGGCCGACGCCATCGCCGACCGGGTCCTGGTGCTGCACCGCGGCCGGCTCCTCGCCGACGGCACCGCCGCCGAGATCAAGGCCAAGGCGGGCGCCCGCAGGGTCTCCTTCGACCTGGAGGGCGAGATCGAGGAGACGGCCCTGCGCGGGCTGCCCTTCCTCACCTCGATCGATATTTCCGGGCACACCGTCCGCATCCAGTCGTCCGACGCCGACGCCACCGTCCACGCCCTGTACGGCCTCGGTGTCTTCCCCCGCAATCTCGAAGTCGCCGGCCTCGGTCTGGAGCAGGCCTTCGTCGCCATCACGGAGGCCGAGGAGGCCAAGCAGTCATGA
- a CDS encoding DUF6113 family protein: MSNSGPGSLLAQPLQRPSAARVVAYAGLFLLGAVVGLAGTLVQAAWFPGGLLLALAGAAGLFLGGAYVTRGRGGAVAPVVGWIVAVILLTTARPEGDFLFAAGGSSYLFLLGGMALAVICATVGAGRQPRDGAARLGK; this comes from the coding sequence ATGAGCAACTCCGGACCGGGCTCGCTGCTCGCCCAGCCGTTGCAACGGCCGTCGGCCGCACGGGTCGTCGCTTATGCCGGACTCTTCCTGCTCGGTGCCGTCGTCGGTCTCGCCGGGACCCTGGTGCAGGCCGCCTGGTTCCCCGGCGGGCTGCTGCTCGCCCTCGCGGGCGCGGCGGGGCTGTTCCTCGGTGGGGCGTACGTCACCCGCGGCCGGGGCGGGGCGGTCGCACCGGTGGTGGGCTGGATCGTCGCCGTCATCCTGCTCACCACGGCGCGCCCCGAAGGCGACTTCCTGTTCGCCGCCGGAGGCAGCTCCTATCTCTTTCTGCTCGGCGGCATGGCTCTCGCTGTGATCTGCGCCACCGTCGGTGCCGGGCGGCAACCTCGTGACGGTGCTGCCCGACTTGGCAAGTGA
- the mshB gene encoding N-acetyl-1-D-myo-inositol-2-amino-2-deoxy-alpha-D-glucopyranoside deacetylase, whose amino-acid sequence MTELPDRRLLLVHAHPDDESINNGVTMARYAAEGVHVTLVTCTLGERGEVIPPGLRHLTGAALGLHRRGELAEAVRALGVSDARLLGGAGRYGDSGMMGIPDNDDPGCFWQADLDQAAGHLAEVILEVRPQVLVTYDDQGGYGHPDHIQAHRVAMRAVELADRRGHRIDKVYWNRVPRSVAEAAFERLQDELSALPFDKSASVADVPGVVEDERVTTSVDGAAFAAAKAAAMRAHATQIDVAEPYFALSNELAQPLFTTEYYELVRGTAEPGETDLFAGVGLGPGIGSGPGPGIGSGVDIEEAS is encoded by the coding sequence ATGACGGAATTGCCCGATCGGCGTCTGCTGCTGGTGCACGCGCACCCGGACGACGAGTCGATCAACAACGGCGTGACGATGGCCCGGTACGCGGCCGAGGGTGTGCACGTGACCCTGGTCACCTGCACGCTCGGGGAGCGCGGCGAGGTCATCCCGCCCGGGCTGCGGCATCTGACGGGTGCCGCGCTGGGCCTGCACCGGCGCGGGGAACTGGCCGAGGCCGTGCGCGCGCTGGGCGTGAGTGACGCCCGGCTGCTCGGCGGGGCGGGCCGGTACGGGGACTCCGGGATGATGGGCATTCCGGACAATGACGACCCCGGGTGCTTCTGGCAGGCCGATCTGGACCAGGCCGCCGGCCACCTCGCCGAGGTGATTCTGGAGGTCCGGCCGCAGGTGCTCGTCACCTACGACGACCAGGGGGGCTACGGCCACCCGGACCACATCCAGGCCCACCGCGTCGCCATGCGTGCCGTGGAGCTGGCGGACCGGCGCGGGCACCGGATCGACAAGGTCTACTGGAACCGCGTCCCGCGCTCCGTCGCCGAGGCCGCCTTCGAGCGGCTCCAGGACGAGCTGTCCGCGCTGCCGTTCGACAAGAGCGCGTCCGTGGCCGACGTTCCGGGTGTGGTCGAGGACGAGCGGGTCACCACCAGCGTCGACGGCGCCGCCTTCGCCGCCGCCAAGGCCGCCGCGATGCGCGCCCACGCCACCCAGATCGACGTGGCCGAGCCGTACTTCGCGCTCTCCAACGAACTCGCCCAGCCGCTGTTCACCACCGAGTACTACGAGTTGGTGCGCGGTACGGCCGAGCCCGGGGAGACCGACCTGTTCGCCGGAGTCGGCCTCGGACCCGGCATCGGGTCCGGACCCGGACCCGGCATCGGCTCCGGCGTCGACATCGAGGAGGCCTCATGA
- a CDS encoding MFS transporter yields MLDFASVPRAEPVADAPAAQPDPRIALRQTRSRPEPGPPAPLPAPPAYTLTPSPAPHAVSPSGPHPRRWWGPAALVPEANLGTAWLFLDREVHLGPTGPAALPVVHGLFFGGLLLFGGQLADRIGPRRTLITGLVGSVPAALLGGTATDAGRLMSARALQGVSAALITPSLLALVSTGFTDPRERRRAFGNHAAFGVGGAALMALPDAGLLEALSWRICLYAAVPPAVLALVGTVTLVRDGSVRPGARFDVLGTVLGLAGVAGLTYGLGQGARAGWTDPLVVALVGRYLTMILSGGAPDGGAAADLPALFVIGFGLGIAFMLVFAVATDALAPGHSGGASAALIATQHLGGVIGSALFSAVVHPRHLWYVYVAAGVLLAGPLVGRRARTTGSEPAHPASA; encoded by the coding sequence TTGCTGGACTTCGCCTCCGTACCCCGCGCCGAGCCGGTCGCGGACGCCCCGGCCGCCCAGCCGGACCCGCGTATCGCGCTCCGGCAGACCCGGTCCCGGCCGGAGCCCGGGCCGCCGGCTCCGCTGCCTGCGCCGCCCGCGTACACCCTGACGCCGTCTCCCGCCCCGCATGCCGTCTCGCCCTCGGGTCCGCACCCGAGGCGCTGGTGGGGGCCGGCGGCGCTGGTGCCCGAAGCGAACCTGGGGACGGCATGGCTGTTCCTCGACCGTGAAGTGCACCTGGGACCCACGGGCCCGGCCGCGCTGCCGGTCGTCCACGGCCTCTTCTTCGGCGGGCTGCTGCTGTTCGGCGGGCAGCTCGCGGACCGCATCGGGCCCAGACGGACACTGATCACCGGCCTGGTCGGATCCGTGCCGGCCGCCCTGCTCGGCGGCACGGCCACCGATGCGGGCCGGCTGATGTCCGCCCGCGCCCTGCAGGGCGTCTCCGCCGCGCTGATCACACCGTCCCTGCTCGCCCTGGTGAGCACCGGCTTCACCGATCCGCGGGAACGCCGCAGGGCGTTCGGGAACCATGCCGCGTTCGGCGTCGGCGGAGCGGCACTCATGGCGCTGCCGGACGCAGGGCTGCTGGAGGCGCTGAGCTGGCGCATCTGCCTCTATGCCGCCGTTCCGCCGGCCGTGCTCGCCCTGGTCGGCACGGTCACCCTGGTGCGCGACGGCTCGGTCCGTCCCGGCGCCCGCTTCGACGTACTCGGTACGGTGCTCGGCCTCGCCGGAGTCGCCGGGCTCACCTACGGCCTGGGCCAGGGCGCGCGGGCCGGCTGGACCGACCCCCTCGTCGTGGCCCTGGTCGGCCGCTACCTGACCATGATCCTGTCCGGCGGGGCGCCGGACGGAGGCGCCGCGGCTGACCTGCCCGCCCTGTTCGTCATCGGCTTCGGCCTCGGCATCGCCTTCATGCTGGTCTTCGCCGTCGCGACCGACGCCCTCGCCCCGGGGCACTCCGGTGGGGCGTCGGCGGCCCTCATCGCGACCCAGCACCTGGGCGGAGTGATCGGCTCGGCGCTGTTCTCCGCCGTCGTCCACCCCCGCCACCTCTGGTACGTGTACGTGGCCGCCGGCGTCCTGCTCGCCGGACCGCTGGTCGGCCGGCGCGCGCGTACGACAGGAAGCGAGCCCGCGCATCCGGCGTCGGCGTGA
- a CDS encoding alpha/beta fold hydrolase, whose amino-acid sequence MTTESDSFPRRHARTQRFTLGAPRAFTVAPDGSRVAFLRSASGTDRANSLWVMDLPEGTERPAADPGALLGGASEELSTEERARRERSREGGAGIVGYATDTTLELASFALSGRLFTAELRAGTTRELRVPGPVIDPRPAPDGRHIAYVARGALRVVGAEGEDDRALAEPESEQVTYGLAEFIAAEEMQRSRGFWWAPDGRRLLVARVDDTPVRRWWIADPARPEREPLNIAYPAAGTPNADVRLFVVGLDGARTEVAWDRSRFPYLAHVHWSEAGAPLILVQARDQRSQLFLAVDPDTGATRMVHADEDPSWLELFAGVPCWSPSGQLVRIADEGGARVLTVGERPLTSGQLQLRAVLDVGPEDVLVSASAGEEAQEPEIGEVHVYRVNELGVERVSQEPGVHTAVRAGGVTVLVSATPDRPGTRAQVLSDGKATATVRSFAEDPGLSPRVTLTQGGARRIPCAVLMPRDYPGDTPLPVLMDPYGGPHGQRVLAAHNPHLTSQWFADQGFAVVVADGRGTPGSSPAWEKSVRDELAAVVLQDQVDALHALAERFPLDLGRVAIRGWSFGGYLAALAVLRRPDVFHAAVVGAPVTDLRLYDTHYQERYLGLPDEQPEVYRRNSVIDDAGLVDPAEPHRPMMIIHGLADDNVVVAHSLRLSSALLAAGRPHEVLPLSGVTHMTPQETVAENLLRLQLDFLRRSLPDGDK is encoded by the coding sequence ATGACGACCGAGTCTGACTCCTTCCCCCGTCGGCACGCCAGGACCCAGCGGTTCACGCTCGGCGCGCCGCGTGCGTTCACCGTGGCGCCCGACGGTTCGCGGGTCGCGTTCCTGCGCTCCGCCTCCGGCACCGACCGCGCCAACTCCCTCTGGGTCATGGACCTTCCGGAGGGCACGGAACGCCCGGCGGCCGATCCGGGCGCGCTGCTCGGCGGCGCCTCCGAAGAGCTCTCGACCGAGGAGCGGGCGCGCCGGGAGCGCAGCCGGGAGGGAGGTGCGGGCATCGTCGGCTATGCCACCGACACGACTCTGGAGTTGGCATCTTTCGCCTTGTCAGGGCGGCTTTTCACGGCCGAGCTGCGGGCCGGCACGACGCGTGAACTCCGGGTCCCGGGACCGGTGATCGACCCGCGCCCCGCCCCCGACGGCCGGCACATCGCGTACGTCGCGCGGGGTGCGCTGCGGGTCGTGGGCGCCGAGGGCGAGGACGACCGGGCGCTCGCCGAGCCGGAGTCGGAGCAGGTCACCTATGGCCTCGCGGAGTTCATCGCGGCCGAGGAGATGCAGCGTTCGCGCGGCTTCTGGTGGGCGCCGGACGGGCGCCGGCTGCTCGTGGCGCGCGTGGACGACACGCCGGTACGGCGGTGGTGGATCGCGGATCCGGCCCGTCCGGAGCGTGAGCCACTCAACATCGCGTACCCGGCGGCGGGTACGCCGAACGCGGACGTGCGGCTCTTCGTGGTGGGCCTCGACGGGGCGCGCACGGAGGTGGCGTGGGACCGGTCCCGCTTTCCCTATCTGGCCCATGTGCACTGGTCAGAGGCGGGTGCACCGCTGATCCTCGTGCAGGCGCGGGACCAGCGCAGCCAGCTGTTCCTGGCGGTGGACCCGGACACGGGGGCCACCCGGATGGTGCACGCCGACGAAGATCCAAGTTGGCTTGAATTGTTCGCTGGAGTGCCCTGCTGGAGCCCCTCCGGACAGCTTGTCCGCATCGCGGACGAGGGTGGCGCCCGGGTGCTGACGGTCGGCGAACGGCCTTTGACCAGCGGCCAGTTGCAGCTGCGGGCGGTGCTGGACGTGGGTCCGGAGGACGTACTGGTTTCCGCCTCGGCGGGCGAGGAGGCCCAGGAGCCCGAGATTGGCGAAGTCCATGTGTACCGGGTGAACGAACTGGGCGTGGAACGGGTGTCGCAGGAGCCGGGGGTGCACACGGCGGTACGGGCCGGGGGCGTTACGGTACTCGTGTCCGCGACGCCGGACCGGCCGGGCACCCGGGCCCAGGTGCTGAGTGACGGAAAAGCGACGGCAACTGTCCGGTCGTTCGCCGAAGATCCCGGTTTGTCCCCACGAGTGACCCTCACTCAAGGGGGCGCACGCCGAATTCCGTGCGCCGTGCTTATGCCACGGGACTACCCCGGTGACACTCCCCTGCCCGTCCTCATGGACCCCTACGGCGGCCCGCACGGCCAGCGGGTGCTCGCCGCGCACAACCCCCACCTCACCTCGCAGTGGTTCGCCGACCAGGGGTTCGCGGTGGTCGTGGCCGACGGGCGGGGCACGCCGGGATCCTCGCCGGCCTGGGAGAAGTCGGTCCGGGACGAGCTGGCGGCCGTCGTACTCCAGGACCAGGTGGACGCGCTGCACGCGCTCGCCGAGCGGTTCCCGCTGGACCTCGGCCGGGTGGCGATCCGCGGCTGGTCCTTCGGCGGCTACCTGGCGGCGCTGGCGGTACTGCGCCGCCCGGACGTCTTCCACGCGGCGGTCGTCGGCGCCCCGGTCACCGATCTGCGGCTGTACGACACCCACTACCAGGAGCGCTATCTCGGCCTCCCGGACGAGCAGCCGGAGGTCTACCGCCGCAACTCGGTGATCGACGACGCGGGCCTGGTCGACCCGGCCGAGCCGCACCGCCCGATGATGATCATCCACGGGCTGGCGGACGACAACGTCGTCGTCGCGCACTCCCTGCGGCTGTCCTCCGCGCTGCTCGCCGCGGGCCGCCCGCACGAGGTGCTGCCGCTGTCCGGGGTGACGCACATGACCCCGCAGGAGACCGTCGCGGAGAACCTGCTGCGGCTGCAGCTGGACTTCCTGCGGCGTTCGCTGCCAGACGGGGACAAATGA
- a CDS encoding dipeptide ABC transporter ATP-binding protein, with product MAEPILEVTGLVKHYPLTRGILFKKQIGAVKAVDGVDFTLGKGETLGIVGESGCGKSTVAKMLCNLERPTAGSIKFKGEDITRLSGRALKAVRRNIQMVFQDPYTSLNPRMTVGDIIGEPYEIHPEVAPKGDRRRRVQELLDVVGLNPEYVNRYPHQFSGGQRQRIGIARGLALRPEVIVADEPVSALDVSIQAQVINLLDRLQSEFELSYVFIAHDLSIVRHISDRVGVMYLGRIVEIGREPEIYDHPTHPYTQALLSAVPVPDPEAREHRERIILTGDVPSPTNIPSGCRFRTRCWKAQERCVVEVPALAVPAVFRGTPGPAAHDSACHFAEEMQVVRAEGE from the coding sequence ATGGCTGAGCCGATCCTCGAAGTGACCGGGCTCGTCAAGCACTATCCGCTGACCCGGGGCATCCTCTTCAAGAAGCAGATCGGCGCGGTGAAGGCCGTCGACGGCGTCGACTTCACGCTCGGCAAGGGCGAAACCCTGGGCATCGTCGGCGAGTCGGGCTGCGGCAAGTCGACGGTCGCCAAGATGCTCTGCAACCTGGAGCGCCCGACGGCCGGCTCCATCAAGTTCAAGGGCGAGGACATCACCCGGCTGTCCGGCCGGGCGCTGAAGGCGGTACGCCGCAACATCCAGATGGTCTTCCAGGACCCGTACACCTCCCTCAACCCCCGGATGACGGTCGGCGACATCATCGGGGAGCCGTACGAGATCCACCCCGAGGTCGCGCCCAAGGGCGACCGCCGCCGCAGGGTCCAGGAACTATTGGACGTGGTCGGCCTCAACCCGGAGTACGTCAACCGCTATCCGCACCAGTTCTCCGGCGGCCAGCGCCAGCGCATCGGCATCGCCCGCGGGCTGGCGCTGCGCCCGGAGGTGATCGTCGCCGACGAGCCGGTGTCCGCGCTGGACGTCTCGATCCAGGCCCAGGTGATCAACCTGCTGGACCGGCTGCAGTCGGAGTTCGAGCTGTCGTACGTCTTCATCGCGCACGACCTGTCCATCGTCCGGCACATCTCCGACCGGGTGGGTGTGATGTACCTCGGGCGGATCGTGGAGATCGGCCGGGAGCCCGAGATCTACGACCACCCCACCCATCCCTACACCCAGGCGCTGCTCTCCGCGGTCCCGGTCCCGGACCCCGAGGCCCGGGAACACCGCGAGCGGATCATCCTCACCGGGGACGTGCCGTCCCCGACGAACATCCCCTCCGGCTGCCGCTTCCGCACCCGCTGCTGGAAGGCGCAGGAGCGGTGTGTCGTGGAGGTCCCGGCCCTGGCGGTCCCGGCCGTGTTCCGGGGCACGCCCGGGCCCGCGGCCCATGACTCCGCCTGCCACTTCGCCGAGGAGATGCAGGTGGTCCGGGCGGAGGGGGAGTAG